The following proteins come from a genomic window of Vigna radiata var. radiata cultivar VC1973A unplaced genomic scaffold, Vradiata_ver6 scaffold_363, whole genome shotgun sequence:
- the LOC106779577 gene encoding mitochondrial proton/calcium exchanger protein isoform X2, whose translation MASRVILKKRRNLFLNPLCSQTSRIIFGFSSVGHAQPLESSESEACAASRFVSHNSFRVSSFGFRSDKTELVYLSRLGWISQCTHHISTAAADQSGLGSSNRGNEQPAPKQKKEASPEDCDEAVEGLSTIKAKAKAKQFQETQKSADSIIKKLWAKILGIGPAFRTIISMSRDDWAKKFSHWWDEFKSTLQHYWFGTKLLWADIRISSRLMLKLAGGKNLSRRERQQLTRTTADIFRLVPFAVFIIVPFMELLLPVFLKLFPNMLPSTFQDKMKEQEALKRRLNARIEYAKFLQDTVKEMANEIQNSQSGEMKKTAEDLDEFMNKVRTGARVSNDEILGFAKLFNDELTLDNISRPRLVNMCKYMGISPYGTDGYLRYMLRKRLQEIKNDDKLIQLEGVESLSEAELRQACRDRGLLGLLSVEEMRQQLRDWLDLSLNHSVPSSLLILSRAFSVSGKVRPEEAVQATLSSLPDEVVDTVGVTTLPSEDSVSERKRKLEYLEMQEELIKEEEKKEEAEQAKMVESVSTEGDLVIKERASTTKQTQGGVKTKILDKQEHLSELSRALAVLASASSVSREREEFLRLVRKEMELYDSMVGKEGTEGEQAAMKAYKAARKESDGAIEAAISDKVSSALVDRVDTMLQTLEKEIDDVDAKIGDRWRLLDRDYDGKVTPEEVVSAAMYLKDTLGKEGIHELISNLSKDSDGKILVEDIVKLGSKKEDADTEEVGRS comes from the exons ATGGCTTCAAGAGTGAttttgaagaagagaagaaaccTCTTCCTCAACCCTCTATGCAGTCAGACTAGTCGCATTATTTTTGGATTCTCCAGTGTTGGGCATGCTCAGCCATTAGAATCCAGTGAGTCAGAAG CTTGTGCAGCTTCAAGATTTGTCTCGCATAATTCCTTTAGAGTTTCAAGTTTTGGATTTAGATCTGACAAAACAGAGTTAGTTTATCTTTCAAGGTTGGGATGGATATCCCAATGTACGCACCATATTTCCACAGCTGCAGCTGATCAATCTGGATTGGGTAGCAGTAACAGGGGAAATGAACAACCAGCTCCTAAACAGAAGAAAGAAGCTTCACCAGAGGACTGTGATGAAGCTGTAGAAGGCTTGAGCACCATAAAGGCAAAAGCCAAGGCTAAACAATTTCAAGAAACACAGAAGAGTGCtgattctattataaaaaaattatgggcTAAGATTTTAGGGATTGGTCCAGCTTTCAGAACTATAATATCAATGAGCAG GGATGACTGGGCAAAGAAGTTTAGCCATTGGTGGGATGAATTTAAATCAACCCTGCAACACTATTGGTTTGGTACGAAACTACTTTGGGCTGATATTAGGATAAGCTCCAGATTAATGTTGAAACTTGCTGGTGGAAAGAATCTTTCTAGAAGGGAGAGACAGCAACTCACAAGGACAACAGCTGATATTTTCAGGCTAGTTCCATTCGCTGTATTTATCATAGTTCCATTCATGGAGTTATTGTTGCCAGTATTCCTTAAATTGTTTCCCAACATGCTACCATCCACTTTCCAGGACAAGATGAAAGAACAG GAGGCATTGAAAAGAAGGCTAAATGCAAGAATAGAATATGCCAAGTTTCTTCAAGATACTGTAAAAGAAATGGCAAACGAGATTCAGAATTCACAAAGTGGAGAAATGAAGAAGACAGCTGAAGATCTTGATGAATTTATGAACAAA GTTAGAACAGGTGCCCGAGTTTCTAATGATGAAATCTTAGGATTTGCAAAGTTATTTAATGATGAGCTAACCCTGGATAACATTAGCAG GCCTCGCTTGGTAAATATGTGTAAATATATGGGCATCAGTCCGTATGGAACTGATGGATACTTGCGTTACATGCTCCGCAAAAGATTACAAGA GATCAAGAATGATGATAAACTGATTCAACTCGAGGGTGTTGAATCTCTATCAGAAGCAGAGCTTCGTCAAGCTTGTAGAGATCGTGGATTACTTGGATTGCTTTCAGTTGAAGAAATGCGGCAGCAg CTTAGGGATTGGCTGGATCTGTCTCTCAACCATTCTGTGCCATCTTCCCTCTTAATTCTTTCTAG GGCATTTTCTGTTTCAGGAAAGGTCAGACCAGAGGAAGCTGTTCAAGCTACACTCTCTTCTTTGCCAGATGAGGTTGTAGATACTGTTGGGGTAACAACTTTGCCATCTGAGGATTCTGTTTCagaaaggaagaggaagttGGAATATCTTGAAATGCAAGAGGAGCTAATCAAG gaGGAGGAAAAGAAGGAGGAGGCTGAGCAGGCCAAAATGGTAGAATCTGTTAGTACTGAAGGGGATTTGGTTATAAAAGAGAGGGCTTCGACAACCAAACAAACACAAGGAGGGGTAAAAACAAAGATATTGGATAAACAGGAGCACCTGTCGGAGCTCAGTCGTGCACTAGCTGTTTTAGCATCCGCATCT TCGGTGAGCAGGGAACGAGAAGAGTTTTTGAGACTTGTTAGGAAGGAG ATGGAGCTTTATGATAGTATGGTAGGGAAAGAAGGTACAGAAGGTGAGCAGGCAGCTATGAAGGCCTATAAAGCTGCAAGGAAGGAAAGTGATGGTGCTATTGAGGCAGCTATTAGTGATAAGGTTTCTTCAGCACTTGTTGATAGG GTTGATACTATGCTCCAGACACTTGAAAAAGAAATCGATGACGTTGATGCTAAAATTGGAGACCGATGGCGGTTACTAGACAG GGATTATGATGGGAAAGTGACACCCGAGGAGGTTGTGTCTGCTGCTATGTATCTGAAGGACACTCTGGGCAAGGAAGGAATTCATGAACTTATCAGCAATCTTTCCAAGGACAGCG ATGGAAAAATATTGGTGGAAGACATTGTCAAATTGGGCTCCAAGAAAGAAGATGCCGATACAGAGGAAGTAGGAAGATCGTAG
- the LOC106779577 gene encoding mitochondrial proton/calcium exchanger protein isoform X1 — protein MASRVILKKRRNLFLNPLCSQTSRIIFGFSSVGHAQPLESSESEGLSRFPLCSSATTEDIHENKLLTVNKYDLAACAASRFVSHNSFRVSSFGFRSDKTELVYLSRLGWISQCTHHISTAAADQSGLGSSNRGNEQPAPKQKKEASPEDCDEAVEGLSTIKAKAKAKQFQETQKSADSIIKKLWAKILGIGPAFRTIISMSRDDWAKKFSHWWDEFKSTLQHYWFGTKLLWADIRISSRLMLKLAGGKNLSRRERQQLTRTTADIFRLVPFAVFIIVPFMELLLPVFLKLFPNMLPSTFQDKMKEQEALKRRLNARIEYAKFLQDTVKEMANEIQNSQSGEMKKTAEDLDEFMNKVRTGARVSNDEILGFAKLFNDELTLDNISRPRLVNMCKYMGISPYGTDGYLRYMLRKRLQEIKNDDKLIQLEGVESLSEAELRQACRDRGLLGLLSVEEMRQQLRDWLDLSLNHSVPSSLLILSRAFSVSGKVRPEEAVQATLSSLPDEVVDTVGVTTLPSEDSVSERKRKLEYLEMQEELIKEEEKKEEAEQAKMVESVSTEGDLVIKERASTTKQTQGGVKTKILDKQEHLSELSRALAVLASASSVSREREEFLRLVRKEMELYDSMVGKEGTEGEQAAMKAYKAARKESDGAIEAAISDKVSSALVDRVDTMLQTLEKEIDDVDAKIGDRWRLLDRDYDGKVTPEEVVSAAMYLKDTLGKEGIHELISNLSKDSDGKILVEDIVKLGSKKEDADTEEVGRS, from the exons ATGGCTTCAAGAGTGAttttgaagaagagaagaaaccTCTTCCTCAACCCTCTATGCAGTCAGACTAGTCGCATTATTTTTGGATTCTCCAGTGTTGGGCATGCTCAGCCATTAGAATCCAGTGAGTCAGAAGGTTTGAGTCGGTTTCCCTTGTGTTCATCTGCGACTACAGAAGATATACATGAAAACAAATTACTTACTGTCAACAAATATGATCTAGCAGCTTGTGCAGCTTCAAGATTTGTCTCGCATAATTCCTTTAGAGTTTCAAGTTTTGGATTTAGATCTGACAAAACAGAGTTAGTTTATCTTTCAAGGTTGGGATGGATATCCCAATGTACGCACCATATTTCCACAGCTGCAGCTGATCAATCTGGATTGGGTAGCAGTAACAGGGGAAATGAACAACCAGCTCCTAAACAGAAGAAAGAAGCTTCACCAGAGGACTGTGATGAAGCTGTAGAAGGCTTGAGCACCATAAAGGCAAAAGCCAAGGCTAAACAATTTCAAGAAACACAGAAGAGTGCtgattctattataaaaaaattatgggcTAAGATTTTAGGGATTGGTCCAGCTTTCAGAACTATAATATCAATGAGCAG GGATGACTGGGCAAAGAAGTTTAGCCATTGGTGGGATGAATTTAAATCAACCCTGCAACACTATTGGTTTGGTACGAAACTACTTTGGGCTGATATTAGGATAAGCTCCAGATTAATGTTGAAACTTGCTGGTGGAAAGAATCTTTCTAGAAGGGAGAGACAGCAACTCACAAGGACAACAGCTGATATTTTCAGGCTAGTTCCATTCGCTGTATTTATCATAGTTCCATTCATGGAGTTATTGTTGCCAGTATTCCTTAAATTGTTTCCCAACATGCTACCATCCACTTTCCAGGACAAGATGAAAGAACAG GAGGCATTGAAAAGAAGGCTAAATGCAAGAATAGAATATGCCAAGTTTCTTCAAGATACTGTAAAAGAAATGGCAAACGAGATTCAGAATTCACAAAGTGGAGAAATGAAGAAGACAGCTGAAGATCTTGATGAATTTATGAACAAA GTTAGAACAGGTGCCCGAGTTTCTAATGATGAAATCTTAGGATTTGCAAAGTTATTTAATGATGAGCTAACCCTGGATAACATTAGCAG GCCTCGCTTGGTAAATATGTGTAAATATATGGGCATCAGTCCGTATGGAACTGATGGATACTTGCGTTACATGCTCCGCAAAAGATTACAAGA GATCAAGAATGATGATAAACTGATTCAACTCGAGGGTGTTGAATCTCTATCAGAAGCAGAGCTTCGTCAAGCTTGTAGAGATCGTGGATTACTTGGATTGCTTTCAGTTGAAGAAATGCGGCAGCAg CTTAGGGATTGGCTGGATCTGTCTCTCAACCATTCTGTGCCATCTTCCCTCTTAATTCTTTCTAG GGCATTTTCTGTTTCAGGAAAGGTCAGACCAGAGGAAGCTGTTCAAGCTACACTCTCTTCTTTGCCAGATGAGGTTGTAGATACTGTTGGGGTAACAACTTTGCCATCTGAGGATTCTGTTTCagaaaggaagaggaagttGGAATATCTTGAAATGCAAGAGGAGCTAATCAAG gaGGAGGAAAAGAAGGAGGAGGCTGAGCAGGCCAAAATGGTAGAATCTGTTAGTACTGAAGGGGATTTGGTTATAAAAGAGAGGGCTTCGACAACCAAACAAACACAAGGAGGGGTAAAAACAAAGATATTGGATAAACAGGAGCACCTGTCGGAGCTCAGTCGTGCACTAGCTGTTTTAGCATCCGCATCT TCGGTGAGCAGGGAACGAGAAGAGTTTTTGAGACTTGTTAGGAAGGAG ATGGAGCTTTATGATAGTATGGTAGGGAAAGAAGGTACAGAAGGTGAGCAGGCAGCTATGAAGGCCTATAAAGCTGCAAGGAAGGAAAGTGATGGTGCTATTGAGGCAGCTATTAGTGATAAGGTTTCTTCAGCACTTGTTGATAGG GTTGATACTATGCTCCAGACACTTGAAAAAGAAATCGATGACGTTGATGCTAAAATTGGAGACCGATGGCGGTTACTAGACAG GGATTATGATGGGAAAGTGACACCCGAGGAGGTTGTGTCTGCTGCTATGTATCTGAAGGACACTCTGGGCAAGGAAGGAATTCATGAACTTATCAGCAATCTTTCCAAGGACAGCG ATGGAAAAATATTGGTGGAAGACATTGTCAAATTGGGCTCCAAGAAAGAAGATGCCGATACAGAGGAAGTAGGAAGATCGTAG
- the LOC106779577 gene encoding mitochondrial proton/calcium exchanger protein isoform X4, translating into MASRVILKKRRNLFLNPLCSQTSRIIFGFSSVGHAQPLESSESEGLSRFPLCSSATTEDIHENKLLTVNKYDLAACAASRFVSHNSFRVSSFGFRSDKTELVYLSRLGWISQCTHHISTAAADQSGLGSSNRGNEQPAPKQKKEASPEDCDEAVEGLSTIKAKAKAKQFQETQKSADSIIKKLWAKILGIGPAFRTIISMSRDDWAKKFSHWWDEFKSTLQHYWFGTKLLWADIRISSRLMLKLAGGKNLSRRERQQLTRTTADIFRLVPFAVFIIVPFMELLLPVFLKLFPNMLPSTFQDKMKEQEALKRRLNARIEYAKFLQDTVKEMANEIQNSQSGEMKKTAEDLDEFMNKVRTGARVSNDEILGFAKLFNDELTLDNISRPRLVNMCKYMGISPYGTDGYLRYMLRKRLQEIKNDDKLIQLEGVESLSEAELRQACRDRGLLGLLSVEEMRQQEEEKKEEAEQAKMVESVSTEGDLVIKERASTTKQTQGGVKTKILDKQEHLSELSRALAVLASASSVSREREEFLRLVRKEMELYDSMVGKEGTEGEQAAMKAYKAARKESDGAIEAAISDKVSSALVDRVDTMLQTLEKEIDDVDAKIGDRWRLLDRDYDGKVTPEEVVSAAMYLKDTLGKEGIHELISNLSKDSDGKILVEDIVKLGSKKEDADTEEVGRS; encoded by the exons ATGGCTTCAAGAGTGAttttgaagaagagaagaaaccTCTTCCTCAACCCTCTATGCAGTCAGACTAGTCGCATTATTTTTGGATTCTCCAGTGTTGGGCATGCTCAGCCATTAGAATCCAGTGAGTCAGAAGGTTTGAGTCGGTTTCCCTTGTGTTCATCTGCGACTACAGAAGATATACATGAAAACAAATTACTTACTGTCAACAAATATGATCTAGCAGCTTGTGCAGCTTCAAGATTTGTCTCGCATAATTCCTTTAGAGTTTCAAGTTTTGGATTTAGATCTGACAAAACAGAGTTAGTTTATCTTTCAAGGTTGGGATGGATATCCCAATGTACGCACCATATTTCCACAGCTGCAGCTGATCAATCTGGATTGGGTAGCAGTAACAGGGGAAATGAACAACCAGCTCCTAAACAGAAGAAAGAAGCTTCACCAGAGGACTGTGATGAAGCTGTAGAAGGCTTGAGCACCATAAAGGCAAAAGCCAAGGCTAAACAATTTCAAGAAACACAGAAGAGTGCtgattctattataaaaaaattatgggcTAAGATTTTAGGGATTGGTCCAGCTTTCAGAACTATAATATCAATGAGCAG GGATGACTGGGCAAAGAAGTTTAGCCATTGGTGGGATGAATTTAAATCAACCCTGCAACACTATTGGTTTGGTACGAAACTACTTTGGGCTGATATTAGGATAAGCTCCAGATTAATGTTGAAACTTGCTGGTGGAAAGAATCTTTCTAGAAGGGAGAGACAGCAACTCACAAGGACAACAGCTGATATTTTCAGGCTAGTTCCATTCGCTGTATTTATCATAGTTCCATTCATGGAGTTATTGTTGCCAGTATTCCTTAAATTGTTTCCCAACATGCTACCATCCACTTTCCAGGACAAGATGAAAGAACAG GAGGCATTGAAAAGAAGGCTAAATGCAAGAATAGAATATGCCAAGTTTCTTCAAGATACTGTAAAAGAAATGGCAAACGAGATTCAGAATTCACAAAGTGGAGAAATGAAGAAGACAGCTGAAGATCTTGATGAATTTATGAACAAA GTTAGAACAGGTGCCCGAGTTTCTAATGATGAAATCTTAGGATTTGCAAAGTTATTTAATGATGAGCTAACCCTGGATAACATTAGCAG GCCTCGCTTGGTAAATATGTGTAAATATATGGGCATCAGTCCGTATGGAACTGATGGATACTTGCGTTACATGCTCCGCAAAAGATTACAAGA GATCAAGAATGATGATAAACTGATTCAACTCGAGGGTGTTGAATCTCTATCAGAAGCAGAGCTTCGTCAAGCTTGTAGAGATCGTGGATTACTTGGATTGCTTTCAGTTGAAGAAATGCGGCAGCAg gaGGAGGAAAAGAAGGAGGAGGCTGAGCAGGCCAAAATGGTAGAATCTGTTAGTACTGAAGGGGATTTGGTTATAAAAGAGAGGGCTTCGACAACCAAACAAACACAAGGAGGGGTAAAAACAAAGATATTGGATAAACAGGAGCACCTGTCGGAGCTCAGTCGTGCACTAGCTGTTTTAGCATCCGCATCT TCGGTGAGCAGGGAACGAGAAGAGTTTTTGAGACTTGTTAGGAAGGAG ATGGAGCTTTATGATAGTATGGTAGGGAAAGAAGGTACAGAAGGTGAGCAGGCAGCTATGAAGGCCTATAAAGCTGCAAGGAAGGAAAGTGATGGTGCTATTGAGGCAGCTATTAGTGATAAGGTTTCTTCAGCACTTGTTGATAGG GTTGATACTATGCTCCAGACACTTGAAAAAGAAATCGATGACGTTGATGCTAAAATTGGAGACCGATGGCGGTTACTAGACAG GGATTATGATGGGAAAGTGACACCCGAGGAGGTTGTGTCTGCTGCTATGTATCTGAAGGACACTCTGGGCAAGGAAGGAATTCATGAACTTATCAGCAATCTTTCCAAGGACAGCG ATGGAAAAATATTGGTGGAAGACATTGTCAAATTGGGCTCCAAGAAAGAAGATGCCGATACAGAGGAAGTAGGAAGATCGTAG
- the LOC106779577 gene encoding mitochondrial proton/calcium exchanger protein isoform X3 has product MASRVILKKRRNLFLNPLCSQTSRIIFGFSSVGHAQPLESTCAASRFVSHNSFRVSSFGFRSDKTELVYLSRLGWISQCTHHISTAAADQSGLGSSNRGNEQPAPKQKKEASPEDCDEAVEGLSTIKAKAKAKQFQETQKSADSIIKKLWAKILGIGPAFRTIISMSRDDWAKKFSHWWDEFKSTLQHYWFGTKLLWADIRISSRLMLKLAGGKNLSRRERQQLTRTTADIFRLVPFAVFIIVPFMELLLPVFLKLFPNMLPSTFQDKMKEQEALKRRLNARIEYAKFLQDTVKEMANEIQNSQSGEMKKTAEDLDEFMNKVRTGARVSNDEILGFAKLFNDELTLDNISRPRLVNMCKYMGISPYGTDGYLRYMLRKRLQEIKNDDKLIQLEGVESLSEAELRQACRDRGLLGLLSVEEMRQQLRDWLDLSLNHSVPSSLLILSRAFSVSGKVRPEEAVQATLSSLPDEVVDTVGVTTLPSEDSVSERKRKLEYLEMQEELIKEEEKKEEAEQAKMVESVSTEGDLVIKERASTTKQTQGGVKTKILDKQEHLSELSRALAVLASASSVSREREEFLRLVRKEMELYDSMVGKEGTEGEQAAMKAYKAARKESDGAIEAAISDKVSSALVDRVDTMLQTLEKEIDDVDAKIGDRWRLLDRDYDGKVTPEEVVSAAMYLKDTLGKEGIHELISNLSKDSDGKILVEDIVKLGSKKEDADTEEVGRS; this is encoded by the exons ATGGCTTCAAGAGTGAttttgaagaagagaagaaaccTCTTCCTCAACCCTCTATGCAGTCAGACTAGTCGCATTATTTTTGGATTCTCCAGTGTTGGGCATGCTCAGCCATTAGAATCCA CTTGTGCAGCTTCAAGATTTGTCTCGCATAATTCCTTTAGAGTTTCAAGTTTTGGATTTAGATCTGACAAAACAGAGTTAGTTTATCTTTCAAGGTTGGGATGGATATCCCAATGTACGCACCATATTTCCACAGCTGCAGCTGATCAATCTGGATTGGGTAGCAGTAACAGGGGAAATGAACAACCAGCTCCTAAACAGAAGAAAGAAGCTTCACCAGAGGACTGTGATGAAGCTGTAGAAGGCTTGAGCACCATAAAGGCAAAAGCCAAGGCTAAACAATTTCAAGAAACACAGAAGAGTGCtgattctattataaaaaaattatgggcTAAGATTTTAGGGATTGGTCCAGCTTTCAGAACTATAATATCAATGAGCAG GGATGACTGGGCAAAGAAGTTTAGCCATTGGTGGGATGAATTTAAATCAACCCTGCAACACTATTGGTTTGGTACGAAACTACTTTGGGCTGATATTAGGATAAGCTCCAGATTAATGTTGAAACTTGCTGGTGGAAAGAATCTTTCTAGAAGGGAGAGACAGCAACTCACAAGGACAACAGCTGATATTTTCAGGCTAGTTCCATTCGCTGTATTTATCATAGTTCCATTCATGGAGTTATTGTTGCCAGTATTCCTTAAATTGTTTCCCAACATGCTACCATCCACTTTCCAGGACAAGATGAAAGAACAG GAGGCATTGAAAAGAAGGCTAAATGCAAGAATAGAATATGCCAAGTTTCTTCAAGATACTGTAAAAGAAATGGCAAACGAGATTCAGAATTCACAAAGTGGAGAAATGAAGAAGACAGCTGAAGATCTTGATGAATTTATGAACAAA GTTAGAACAGGTGCCCGAGTTTCTAATGATGAAATCTTAGGATTTGCAAAGTTATTTAATGATGAGCTAACCCTGGATAACATTAGCAG GCCTCGCTTGGTAAATATGTGTAAATATATGGGCATCAGTCCGTATGGAACTGATGGATACTTGCGTTACATGCTCCGCAAAAGATTACAAGA GATCAAGAATGATGATAAACTGATTCAACTCGAGGGTGTTGAATCTCTATCAGAAGCAGAGCTTCGTCAAGCTTGTAGAGATCGTGGATTACTTGGATTGCTTTCAGTTGAAGAAATGCGGCAGCAg CTTAGGGATTGGCTGGATCTGTCTCTCAACCATTCTGTGCCATCTTCCCTCTTAATTCTTTCTAG GGCATTTTCTGTTTCAGGAAAGGTCAGACCAGAGGAAGCTGTTCAAGCTACACTCTCTTCTTTGCCAGATGAGGTTGTAGATACTGTTGGGGTAACAACTTTGCCATCTGAGGATTCTGTTTCagaaaggaagaggaagttGGAATATCTTGAAATGCAAGAGGAGCTAATCAAG gaGGAGGAAAAGAAGGAGGAGGCTGAGCAGGCCAAAATGGTAGAATCTGTTAGTACTGAAGGGGATTTGGTTATAAAAGAGAGGGCTTCGACAACCAAACAAACACAAGGAGGGGTAAAAACAAAGATATTGGATAAACAGGAGCACCTGTCGGAGCTCAGTCGTGCACTAGCTGTTTTAGCATCCGCATCT TCGGTGAGCAGGGAACGAGAAGAGTTTTTGAGACTTGTTAGGAAGGAG ATGGAGCTTTATGATAGTATGGTAGGGAAAGAAGGTACAGAAGGTGAGCAGGCAGCTATGAAGGCCTATAAAGCTGCAAGGAAGGAAAGTGATGGTGCTATTGAGGCAGCTATTAGTGATAAGGTTTCTTCAGCACTTGTTGATAGG GTTGATACTATGCTCCAGACACTTGAAAAAGAAATCGATGACGTTGATGCTAAAATTGGAGACCGATGGCGGTTACTAGACAG GGATTATGATGGGAAAGTGACACCCGAGGAGGTTGTGTCTGCTGCTATGTATCTGAAGGACACTCTGGGCAAGGAAGGAATTCATGAACTTATCAGCAATCTTTCCAAGGACAGCG ATGGAAAAATATTGGTGGAAGACATTGTCAAATTGGGCTCCAAGAAAGAAGATGCCGATACAGAGGAAGTAGGAAGATCGTAG